One part of the bacterium genome encodes these proteins:
- a CDS encoding MotA/TolQ/ExbB proton channel family protein, whose product MIELFQKGGPTMWPILFLSIIGVAIIVERVIVLMRERTDTEVFLTRIMTALEGQRYEEALAEARAGKGAMARILAAGLEKARRGRGEVEKAIVARGNIEVAKLERGFMALQVVAKLEPLLGFFGTVTGMINSFAAMANVGASDPAAVANGISEALITTAAGLAIAMPVFFAHSMLISMVNKFVQQMEESSIRILDAIEAAEEKQARKLSHDEIGGQYLEI is encoded by the coding sequence ATGATAGAGCTTTTCCAAAAAGGCGGCCCGACGATGTGGCCGATTCTCTTCCTCTCCATCATCGGCGTGGCCATAATCGTCGAGAGGGTGATCGTGCTCATGCGCGAGAGAACCGACACCGAGGTCTTCCTGACGAGGATAATGACGGCCCTGGAGGGACAGCGCTACGAGGAGGCCCTCGCCGAAGCCCGCGCGGGCAAGGGCGCGATGGCCAGGATTCTCGCCGCCGGCCTCGAGAAGGCGCGCCGTGGCAGGGGAGAGGTCGAAAAGGCGATAGTGGCCAGGGGCAACATCGAGGTCGCGAAGCTCGAAAGGGGTTTCATGGCGCTTCAGGTCGTCGCGAAGCTCGAACCGCTCCTCGGCTTCTTCGGCACCGTCACGGGCATGATAAATTCCTTCGCCGCCATGGCCAACGTCGGCGCAAGCGACCCCGCCGCCGTCGCCAACGGCATCTCCGAGGCGCTCATAACCACCGCCGCGGGCCTCGCGATAGCGATGCCGGTCTTTTTCGCTCACTCCATGCTGATAAGCATGGTCAACAAGTTCGTCCAGCAGATGGAAGAATCTTCAATACGCATCCTCGACGCGATAGAGGCCGCCGAGGAAAAGCAGGCGAGAAAGCTCTCCCACGACGAAATAGGGGGTCAGTACCTTGAAATTTAA
- a CDS encoding biopolymer transporter ExbD — protein MKFKRRRFEDDEPIPTASMADITFLLIIFFIVSTVLAVDRGLNVELPQTEVSEKVSLRELIISVSREGKIYTDGNQIALSDLGAYVRSKRAINPSRTVVVRGDRHVSYGTVADIMDELIKAGVNDVALPTLAEIGENGL, from the coding sequence TTGAAATTTAAGAGGCGCCGCTTCGAGGACGACGAGCCGATACCGACCGCCTCGATGGCGGACATAACCTTTCTGCTCATCATCTTCTTTATCGTCTCGACGGTTCTGGCGGTAGACAGGGGGCTGAACGTAGAGCTTCCCCAGACCGAGGTCTCCGAAAAAGTCTCTCTTCGCGAACTGATAATCTCGGTGAGCCGCGAAGGGAAGATATACACCGACGGAAACCAGATAGCGCTATCCGATCTTGGCGCTTACGTAAGATCCAAACGGGCGATAAATCCTTCGCGCACCGTCGTAGTGAGGGGTGACAGGCACGTAAGCTACGGCACCGTCGCCGATATAATGGACGAGCTGATAAAGGCGGGCGTCAACGACGTCGCCTTGCCCACCCTCGCGGAAATCGGGGAGAACGGCCTGTAA
- a CDS encoding tetratricopeptide repeat protein, which yields MSMRSGARSKSGLSRKSKRTFMLTFISPSISIKRLGLALGVFLVFLGAAEARALETCVECHNVPGIAVGEKSLWIHQEEYEASLHGRLSCSDCHKKVGSFPHLPEMEVRCDLPCHARELTHAVIWETDAGGVHSRKDRPSCIGCHDGGPARRKPDSGPLCRGCHENLEPAAAIYPSTPGDLARRGHGRAAAENRAPDCDSCHGHHGVEESESARSSCMKEGCHPNENPKFGLFFTHAAQTPPKPWGGVKLLFLGLLGLLAVVFLAHSLRYEEPATPEGVKTPQKVEVLDQIDLMLHFFAMAAVVMALATGPFLQFPGLSSVDPSSFGFAHGAAGITALLVWVFHFSRVTIEWLEGRNPWGLLPGTSDAKAMFRGVAGGFGAGAPPERGRFNYRERFSYAAFVLAAPVMVFTGYVVGHPSRFSGLLGPSGVMGSATLHSALGLLILLPLIWHLYFALLQPGNLWFNGSFITGKIPFERALRVRPDWARGIIEEITAGLEPPKETEEEEVTVESLLEKGNEAAREGQYKVACYHFLKALELYPGYSQALYNLGVVLYKSGDFKRSAIVLEKFLTQDPFGPASGKARELIGEMKKKGGAQ from the coding sequence TTGTCGATGCGGTCAGGAGCGAGGTCGAAAAGTGGCCTTTCGAGGAAGTCGAAGCGGACGTTCATGTTGACGTTTATTTCACCATCGATATCGATTAAGCGCCTTGGGCTGGCGCTCGGGGTGTTCCTCGTCTTTCTGGGGGCGGCGGAAGCGCGCGCCCTGGAGACCTGCGTCGAATGCCATAACGTTCCGGGCATAGCCGTCGGCGAAAAGTCTCTCTGGATTCATCAGGAGGAGTACGAGGCCTCCCTGCACGGCAGGCTCTCCTGCTCCGACTGCCATAAAAAAGTAGGCTCCTTTCCCCATCTGCCCGAGATGGAGGTGCGCTGCGACCTTCCCTGCCACGCCAGAGAACTGACCCACGCCGTCATCTGGGAAACCGACGCCGGAGGGGTTCACTCCCGCAAGGACCGGCCGAGCTGCATCGGGTGCCACGACGGCGGTCCGGCCAGAAGAAAGCCCGATTCCGGGCCGCTCTGCCGGGGTTGCCACGAAAATCTGGAGCCCGCCGCCGCTATCTATCCCTCCACCCCCGGAGACCTCGCCAGAAGGGGGCACGGAAGGGCCGCCGCCGAGAACCGCGCCCCCGACTGCGACTCCTGCCACGGCCATCACGGAGTGGAGGAATCCGAAAGCGCCCGCAGTTCCTGCATGAAGGAGGGGTGCCACCCCAACGAGAACCCCAAATTCGGCCTCTTCTTCACTCACGCGGCCCAGACGCCGCCAAAGCCGTGGGGCGGGGTAAAGCTCCTCTTTCTGGGGCTGCTGGGGCTGCTGGCGGTCGTTTTCCTCGCTCACTCCCTCAGGTATGAGGAGCCCGCCACGCCGGAGGGCGTTAAAACTCCGCAAAAGGTGGAGGTTCTCGACCAGATAGACCTGATGCTCCACTTTTTCGCCATGGCGGCGGTAGTCATGGCCCTCGCCACGGGTCCCTTCCTCCAGTTCCCCGGCCTTTCCTCCGTGGACCCCTCCTCCTTCGGCTTCGCCCACGGCGCGGCCGGCATAACCGCCCTTTTGGTATGGGTTTTCCACTTTTCGAGGGTTACCATCGAGTGGCTTGAGGGGCGAAACCCCTGGGGGCTTTTGCCGGGAACAAGCGATGCGAAGGCAATGTTTCGGGGCGTCGCCGGAGGCTTCGGAGCGGGAGCCCCGCCGGAGCGCGGGCGCTTTAACTACCGCGAGCGCTTCTCTTACGCCGCTTTTGTGCTGGCTGCTCCGGTTATGGTGTTTACCGGCTACGTTGTCGGCCATCCCTCTCGCTTCTCGGGGCTTCTCGGTCCCTCCGGGGTGATGGGGTCGGCGACGCTCCACTCGGCGCTGGGCCTCCTGATACTGCTGCCGCTCATCTGGCACCTCTATTTCGCCCTCCTCCAGCCGGGTAACCTCTGGTTCAACGGCTCCTTCATAACCGGGAAGATACCCTTTGAACGGGCGCTGCGGGTCAGGCCGGACTGGGCGCGCGGGATTATCGAAGAGATTACGGCGGGTCTGGAGCCCCCGAAAGAGACCGAAGAGGAGGAGGTCACCGTCGAGAGCCTCCTTGAAAAGGGCAACGAGGCGGCGCGCGAGGGGCAGTACAAGGTCGCCTGCTATCACTTCCTCAAGGCCCTCGAACTCTACCCCGGCTACTCCCAGGCTCTCTACAACCTCGGCGTGGTTCTCTACAAGAGCGGCGATTTCAAACGCTCGGCCATAGTCCTCGAAAAGTTCCTGACGCAGGACCCCTTCGGCCCGGCCTCGGGCAAGGCGAGGGAGCTTATCGGCGAGATGAAAAAGAAGGGGGGCGCGCAATGA
- a CDS encoding TlpA family protein disulfide reductase: MVLTRFSRVLTCAALTLAIVSFILTPSLAEAFKRTGVGDTARDFTLPTLQGEKLTLTKSLGPKATIIAFWAAWSPRSQPMLKDLQSIFAEHEKDGLKVMGVNVEHPVWDKAEEPKIIQAIADSAAAYPMVIDKDFAIYNDYGVVVVPSIVLLDKEGKVVALTTGYSSTGKDMLKEDVQRTLGLVKAEEAVAKKDEGGYKPNNVAVRHLMMAEKFLGKKMYTKAEAAAKDAIAKDGEYVQAYRVLAEALKKQGREEESAASVLKADEFDAKHKLPPAGDKEQEKKEAKPEAKPEEGKGPHTSMSPRTITVIPG, translated from the coding sequence ATGGTTTTGACCAGATTTTCGCGTGTCCTCACCTGTGCGGCGCTTACGCTTGCGATCGTGTCCTTCATCCTGACGCCGTCGCTCGCTGAAGCCTTCAAGCGGACCGGAGTCGGCGACACCGCCAGAGACTTTACCCTGCCTACCCTTCAGGGCGAAAAGCTCACCCTTACGAAATCTCTGGGGCCCAAGGCTACGATAATCGCCTTCTGGGCCGCCTGGAGCCCCAGAAGCCAGCCCATGCTGAAGGACCTCCAGTCGATCTTCGCCGAACACGAAAAGGACGGGTTGAAGGTCATGGGCGTCAACGTAGAGCACCCCGTCTGGGACAAGGCCGAGGAGCCGAAGATAATCCAGGCTATTGCGGACTCTGCGGCGGCCTACCCGATGGTTATCGACAAGGATTTCGCCATCTACAACGATTACGGCGTAGTGGTCGTCCCCTCCATAGTCCTGCTGGACAAGGAAGGAAAGGTCGTCGCCCTCACCACCGGCTACTCCTCTACCGGCAAGGACATGCTCAAAGAAGACGTCCAGAGGACTCTCGGCCTCGTAAAGGCCGAGGAGGCCGTGGCGAAGAAGGACGAGGGCGGTTACAAACCGAACAACGTCGCCGTCCGCCATCTGATGATGGCCGAAAAATTCCTCGGGAAGAAGATGTACACCAAGGCCGAAGCCGCAGCAAAGGACGCCATAGCCAAGGACGGAGAATACGTTCAGGCTTACAGGGTGCTCGCGGAAGCGCTAAAGAAGCAGGGCAGGGAGGAGGAGTCGGCCGCCTCTGTGCTGAAAGCCGACGAGTTCGACGCCAAACACAAGCTGCCTCCCGCCGGCGACAAGGAGCAGGAGAAAAAAGAGGCGAAACCCGAGGCAAAACCCGAAGAGGGAAAAGGCCCCCACACTTCGATGTCTCCGAGAACGATTACCGTTATCCCCGGCTGA